TCACCGCCCTCGAGCCGCTCGGCATCGACATGATCGGCCTGAACTGCGCCACGGGTCCGGCCGAGATGAGCGAGCACCTGCGCTATCTGGCCCGCCACTCCCGTATCTCGCTGTCCTGCATGCCGAACGCGGGCCTGCCGGTCCTCGGCAAGGACGGCGCCCACTACCCGCTCACGGCGCCCGAGCTGGCCGACGCCCAGGAGACCTTCGTACGCGAGTACGGCCTCTCCCTGATCGGCGGCTGCTGCGGCACCACGCCCGAGCATCTGCGGCAGGTCGTGGAGCGCGTCAGGAAGCTGGAGCCCCGGCCGCGTGACCCGCGCCCCGAGCCCGGCGCCGCCTCCCTCTACCAGACCGTCCCCTTCCGCCAGGACACCGCCTACATGGCGATCGGCGAGCGGACGAACGCCAACGGGTCGAAGAAGTTCCGTGAGGCCATGCTGGACGGCCGCTGGGACGACTGTGTGGAGATGGCCCGCGACCAGATCCGCGAGGGCGCGCACATGCTCGACCTGTGCGTCGACTACGTGGGCCGCGACGGCGTCGCCGACATGGAGGAGCTGGCCGGACGCTTCGCCACCGCCTCCACCCTGCCGATCGTCCTCGACTCCACCGAGGTCGACGTCATCCGCGCAGGACTTGAGAGGCTCGGCGGCCGCGCCGTCATCAACTCCGTCAACTACGAGGACGGGGACGGCCCCGAGTCCCGCTTCGCGAAGGTCACCCGGCTGGCACGGGAGCACGGTGCCGCGCTGATCGCGCTGACCATCGACGAGGAGGGCCAGGCCCGCACGGTCGAGACGAAGGTCGCGATCGCCGAGCGGCTGATCGAGGACCTGACGACGAACTGGGGCATCCACGAGGCGGACATCCTCATCGACTGCCTCACCTTCACCATCTGCACCGGTCAGGAGGAGTCCCGGGGGGACGGCATCGCGACGATCGAGGCGATCCGCGAACTCAAGCGCCGCCACCCGGACGTACAGACCACGCTGGGCCTGTCGAACATCTCCTTCGGCCTCAACCCGGCCGCCCGCATCCTGCTCAACTCGGTCTTCCTCGACGAGTGCGTCAAGGCGGGCCTGGACTCGGCGATCGTGCACGCCTCCAAGATCCTGCCCATCGCCCGCTTCGACGAGGAACAGGTCAAGACCGCGCTCGACCTGATCTACGACCGGCGTTCCGAGGGCTACGACCCGCTCCAGAAGCTGATGGCCCTGTTCGAGGGCGCCACCACCAAGTCGCTCAGGGCGGGCAAGGCCGAGGAGCTGGCCGCCCTGCCGCTGGACGAGCGGCTCAAGCGCCGGATCATCGACGGCGAGCGGAACGGGCTCGAAAAGGACCTGGACGACGCCCTGGCCGAGCGCCCCGCCCTCGACATCGTCAACGAGACGCTGCTGGACGGCATGAAGGTCGTCGGCGAGCTCTTCGGCTCCGGCCAGATGCAGCTGCCGTTCGTGCTCCAGTCCGCCGAGGTCATGAAGGCGGCCGTCGCCTACCTCGAACCGCACATGGAGAAGTCGGACGCCGAGGGCAAGGGCACCATCGTCCTCGCCACCGTGCGCGGCGACGTCCACGACATCGGCAAGAACCTCGTCGACATCATCCTGTCCAACAACGGCTACAACGTCGTCAACCTCGGCATCAAGCAGCCGGTCTCCGCGATCCTGGAAGCCGCCGAGGAACACAAGGCCGACGTCATCGGCATGTCCGGGCTCCTGGTCAAGTCCACGGTGATCATGAAGGAGAACCTGGAGGAGCTCAACCAGCGCGGACTGTCGGCCGACTACCCCGTCATCCTCGGCGGTGCGGCCCTGACCCGGGCGTACGTCGAGCAGGACCTGCACGAGATCTACCAGGGCGAAGTCCGCTACGCCCGGGACGCCTTCGAGGGCCTGCGCCTGATGGACGCGCTGATCGGGGTCAAGCGCGGGGTGCCGGGAGCGGCGCTGCCGGAGCTGAAGCAGCGCCGGGTGCGCCCCTCCGCCGCCACCACGGCTGTCGAGGAGCGCCCCGAGGAGGGCCACGTCCGTTCCGATACCGCCGTCGACAACCTCGTGCCCACCCCGCCGTTCTGGGGCACCCGCGTCATCAAGGGCATCCAGCTCAGGGAGTATGCCTCCTGGCTGGACGAGGGCGCCCTGTTCAAGGGCCAGTGGGGCCTGAAGCAGGTCCGCACCGGCGACGGGCCCAGTTACGAGGAACTGGTCGAGACCGAGGGGCGACCCCGGCTGCGCGGACTACTGGACAAGCTGCAGACGGAGAACCTGCTGGAGGCGGCCGTGGTCTACGGCTACTTCCCGTGCGTGTCCAAGGACGACGACCTGATCCTCCTGGACGAGCAGGGCAACGAGCGCACCCGCTTCACCTTCCCGCGCCAGCGCCGCGGCCGCCGGCTGTGCCTGGCCGACTACTTCCGCTCCGAGGAGTCCGGCGAGACGGACGTCGTCGGCCTCCAGGTCGTCACCGTCGGCTCCCGGATCGGCGAGGAGACCGCCAAGCTCTTCGAGACGAACGCCTACCGCGACTACCTCGAACTGCACGGCCTGTCCGTGCAGTTGGCCGAGGCGCTGGCCGAGTACTGGCACGCGCGCGTGCGTGCCGAGCTGGGCTTCGCCGGCGAGGACCCGGCCGCCATCGAGGACATGTTCGACCTCAAGTACCGCGGCGCCCGCTTCTCCCTCGGCTACGGCGCCTGCCCCAACCTGGAGGACCGCGCCAAGATCGCGGAGCTGCTGGAGCCGGAGCGCATCGGCGTCCACCTCTCCGAGGAGTTCCAGCTCCACCCGGAGCAGTCCACGGACGCGATCGTGATCCACCACCCCGAGGCGAAGTATTTCAACGCACGGTGACGCACGGTGACTGCCTCGCCGCACAGTGACGCGCGCCTCAGCGCGCGCTGATCGGAAAGGTCGTACACTTATCGGTCCACCGCAGGCCGGTTGCCCCTTTGCCGAAAAAGGGCAACCGGCCTGATCGTCCCTCAAGGAGGTGCGCCCGGATGACCACAACGGTCCCCGCGCTCGGAACCCGTACGGCCGAAGGTTCTGCCCTGGAAGCCGTGCTCCTCGACATGGACGGCACTCTGGTGGACACCGAGGGCTTCTGGTGGGACGTCGAGGTCGAGGTCTTCAAGGCCCTCGGTCACACCCTCGACGAGTCCTGGCGCCATGTCGTCGTCGGCGGCCCCATGACGCGCAGTGCCGGATTCCTGATCGAGGCGACCGGAGCGAACATCCCCCTGGCCGAGCTGACCGTGCTGCTCAACGAGGGGTTCGAGGACCGTATCGACCACTCACTGCCGATGATGCCGGGCGCGGCCAGGCTCCTCGCCGAGCTGGCGGCACACGACATCCCCACCGCCCTGGTCTCCGCCTCGCACCGGCGGATCATCGACCGCGTCCTCGCCTCGATCGGCCCCCACTACTTCGCGCTGACCATCGCGGGCGACGAGGTGTCGCGGACCAAGCCGTACCCCGACCCGTATCTGCTCGCGGCCGCCGGGCTCGGCGCGGATCCGGCCAGATGCGCCGTCATCGAGGACACCGCCACGGGTGTCGCCGCCGCCGAGGCCGCGGGCTGCCACGTGGTCGCCGTACCGTCGATCGCGCCCATCGCCGCCGCGGAGCGGCGCACCGTGGTGTCCTCGCTCGAAGAGGTCGACCTGACTTTCCTCCGCGGCTTGATGACGGAAATGCTCTAGGCGTTCACCGAACGTACGGAGCCGAATCACCGAGCGTGCGGAATCGAATCACCGAGCGTGCGGAACTGAATACCGGGAAATGCCGGGGGGTTTCCCGCGGTAACCGCGAGCGGCCTCGCGCGGGAATTCATTTCCTGGCCTGATGGCTGAATTCCGGTACTCCTCAGCCGAGTTGACACTGTGACGTTCATCACTCGATAGGGGCTCGACATCGGGCCAGGGCGTGTGTAGCCACCCCTCTTTCAGGGGTGGCTGACGTGCCCTTGTGTCCCGGTTGGTGGAAACCTTCACGAATCCTTCCGCTCTCGGGATATCGGTGCGTCCGCGTCCGGTTTCGCAGCGTGATGGAAACTCGACTCCGGTCCCTGCGGGCCCCCGTGGTGGTGCGGACTAATGTCGTCGCGAGAACATCGCCGTACCCTCCGTGACCCGCCGCACCACCCTCGCATGCGGGTTCGCGGAACCTACCGCTCTGGAGAACTTCGAGCATGAAGCGCAAGACTTTGGTGCTGCCGGCCGTCGTCGGTCTGCTCGCCCCGGTGCTCGCCGCGTGTGGTGGATCCGGCACCGGGAGCGACAGCGGCGATGCCATCGTTGTCGGTACCACGGACGCGTTCACGGAATCGAAGGATGCCCCGGCTCCCCTCGACCCGGCGTACGCGTACGACGTCAGCACGTGGAACATTCTCCGCCAGACCGTGCAGACTCTGATGGTCCAGCCGCGCGGCGACGGCGTGCCGGAGCCCGAGGCCGCCGAGCAGTGCGGCTTCAGCGACGCCGGCAACGAGCGCTACGCCTGCACCCTGCGCAAGGACCTGAAGTTCGCGAACGGCGACCCCGTCACCGCGAAGGACGTCAAGTTCTCGATCGACCGCGCGCTGTCGCTCAAGTCCGACAGTGGTGTGTTCGCACTGCTGTCCACCATCGACACCGTCGAGACGCAGGGCGACCGCGAGGTGATCTTCCACCTCAAGACCGCGGACGCCACCTTCCCGTTCAAGCTGTCGACCCCGGTCGCCGGCATCGTCAACCCCAAGGACTACGAGCGGGGCAAGCTGCGCGAGGGCTTCCAGGTGGACGGCTCCGGCCCGTACACCTTCGAGGCCGACGTCGAGGACGGCAAGGCCACCAAGCTTCTCTTCACCAAGAACCCCAACTACCAGGGTCAGTTGAAGGTGAAGAACAGCAAGGTCGAGCTGCGCACCTTCGAGAGCGCCAACGCCATGGGCGCCGCGCTCGAAGAGGGCGACATCGACCTGATGACCCGCTCGATGACGCCGGATCAGATCGACAAGCTCGGCACCGCCACGGACAGCGACATCGACCTGGTCGAGATGCCCGGCCTGGAAATCCGCTACCTGGCCTTCAAGACCGATGCCCGGACGGTGAAGACCCGGGCCGTCCGCCAGGCCATGGCCCAGATCGTCAACCGCGGCGAGCTCATAGCCCAGGTGTACGGCTCCCAGGCCGAGCCCCTCTACTCGATGGTCCCGGCCACCATCACCGGCCACTCCAACTCGTTCTTCAACGCGTACGGGGACCCCAGCGTCGCCAAGGCCAAGACGCTGCTGGCCGAGGCCGACATCACCACTCCGGTGAAGCTCACCCTGCACTACACGTCGGACCACTACGGCGCCGCCACCCAGGAGGAGTTCGAGGTCCTGAAGAAGCAGCTGAACGAGAGCGGCCTCTTCGACGTCAGCATCACGGGCACGACCTGGGACAAGTTCGTCCCGGCCGAGCGGGCGGGCGAGTACGACGTCTGGGGCATGGGCTGGTTCCCCGACTTCCCGGACGCCGACAGCTTTCTGGCGCCGTTCCTCGACAAGGACAACTTCCTCAAGTCGCCGTACGCGAACAGCCAGATCATCAACAACCTGATCCCGGAATCCCGGCGCGAGGCCGACCGCCTCACCGCGTCGAAGAGCCTCACCGACATCCAGGACATCGTGGCCGACGACGTCCCGCTGCTGCCCCTGTGGCAGGGCAAGCAGTACATCGCCACGCGCGACGACATCACCGGCGCCGAGTGGGCCCTCAACTCCTCCTCGACGCTCCAGCTGTGGGAGCTCGGCCGCGGCGTCAGCGGCTGACCGACCCTCTTGCCCCGGGGCCACGCCGGCCCCGGAGACCCGTTCGACACCGACGACAAGGCACATGCACGTGAACATGCGCAACCAGTGGCCAGTCCTGCCCATCGTGGTCGGACTGGCCTCCGGCCTGCTCACCGGATGCGGTTCGGAGACCGAAGACACCGGGGCCGAGGGCACCTCCGTCGTGATGGGGATGTCCGACGACGTCCTCGCCACCGACCCGGCGTCCGGCTACGACCCCGGATCCTGGCTGTTGTTCAACAACGTCTTCCAGTCGCTGCTGAGCTTCCCCAAGGGCGGCACGGAGCCGGTGCCGGAGGCCGCCAAGGACTGCGTGTTCGCGGACACCCAGACCAAGGTCTACAAGTGCACGCTGCAGGACGGGCTGAAATTCAGCAACGGTGACCCGCTCACCTCGAAGGACGTCAAGTTCTCCTTCGACCGCATGCTGAAGATCAACGACAGCGCCGGTCCCGCGATCATGTTCCCCATGCTCGACACGGTGGAGACCCCCGACGCGAAGACCGTCGTCTTCCGTCTCAAGCACGCCGACGCCACCTTCCCAAGCAAGATCGCCTCCGGCGCCGGCTCGATCGTGAACCACAAGCAGTACTCCGCCGACGGACTGCGCAAGGACAACAAGGCGGTCGGCTCCGGCCCGTACAAGCTGGACTCCTTCAGCAAGGACGAGGCCGTCTTCTCCGTCAACGCCGGCTACAAGGGCACCGCCAAGGTGAACAACGCGGGCGTGACCCTGAAGTTCTTCCACGGCGACCAGGCCGGCCTGAAGAAGGCGGTACTCAACGGCGAGATCGACATCGCCTACCGAGGCCTCGCCGCCGACGACATCGCCGACATCGCGAGCGACAGCGCCACCGGCAAGGGCATCAACGTCGCCGAGGGCAGCAGCGCCGAAGTGCAGCACCTGGTCTTCAACATGGACGACCCGGTCGCCGGCAAGGTCGGCGTGCGCCAGGCCATCGCCTATCTCCTGGACCGCGAGGCCCTGGTCGACGAGGTCTACGAGGGCACGGCGACACCGCTCTATTCGATCATCCCGGCCGGCATCACCGGCCACAACACCTCCTTCTTCGACACCTACGGCGCCCGCCCCTCGCGGTCCGAGGCCGAGGCCGCGCTGCGCGCCGACGGCATCACCGACAAGGTCAAGCTGACGCTCTGGTCGACCCCGTCGCGCTACGGCCCCTCCACCGACCAGGAGTTCAAGGCGATCGCCAAGCAGCTCAACGCCAGCGGGCTGTTCGACGCGACCGTGAAGTCCGTCGACTTCGACCAGTACGAGAAGGACATCGCCGAGGGCAAGTACGGCGTGTA
This genomic interval from Streptomyces dengpaensis contains the following:
- the metH gene encoding methionine synthase, translated to MASSPNPSLSSALSESRRRTDALREALATRVVVADGAMGTMLQAQDPTLEDFEDLEGCNEILNLTRPDIVRSVHEAYFAVGVDCVETNTFGANHSALGEYDIPDRVYELSEAGARIAREVADEFTANTGQQRWVLGSMGPGTKLPTLGHAPYTTLRDAYQRNAEGMIAGGADALLIETTQDLLQTKAAVLGARRGLDALGLNVPLIVSVTVETTGTMLLGSEIGAALTALEPLGIDMIGLNCATGPAEMSEHLRYLARHSRISLSCMPNAGLPVLGKDGAHYPLTAPELADAQETFVREYGLSLIGGCCGTTPEHLRQVVERVRKLEPRPRDPRPEPGAASLYQTVPFRQDTAYMAIGERTNANGSKKFREAMLDGRWDDCVEMARDQIREGAHMLDLCVDYVGRDGVADMEELAGRFATASTLPIVLDSTEVDVIRAGLERLGGRAVINSVNYEDGDGPESRFAKVTRLAREHGAALIALTIDEEGQARTVETKVAIAERLIEDLTTNWGIHEADILIDCLTFTICTGQEESRGDGIATIEAIRELKRRHPDVQTTLGLSNISFGLNPAARILLNSVFLDECVKAGLDSAIVHASKILPIARFDEEQVKTALDLIYDRRSEGYDPLQKLMALFEGATTKSLRAGKAEELAALPLDERLKRRIIDGERNGLEKDLDDALAERPALDIVNETLLDGMKVVGELFGSGQMQLPFVLQSAEVMKAAVAYLEPHMEKSDAEGKGTIVLATVRGDVHDIGKNLVDIILSNNGYNVVNLGIKQPVSAILEAAEEHKADVIGMSGLLVKSTVIMKENLEELNQRGLSADYPVILGGAALTRAYVEQDLHEIYQGEVRYARDAFEGLRLMDALIGVKRGVPGAALPELKQRRVRPSAATTAVEERPEEGHVRSDTAVDNLVPTPPFWGTRVIKGIQLREYASWLDEGALFKGQWGLKQVRTGDGPSYEELVETEGRPRLRGLLDKLQTENLLEAAVVYGYFPCVSKDDDLILLDEQGNERTRFTFPRQRRGRRLCLADYFRSEESGETDVVGLQVVTVGSRIGEETAKLFETNAYRDYLELHGLSVQLAEALAEYWHARVRAELGFAGEDPAAIEDMFDLKYRGARFSLGYGACPNLEDRAKIAELLEPERIGVHLSEEFQLHPEQSTDAIVIHHPEAKYFNAR
- a CDS encoding ABC transporter substrate-binding protein, whose protein sequence is MNMRNQWPVLPIVVGLASGLLTGCGSETEDTGAEGTSVVMGMSDDVLATDPASGYDPGSWLLFNNVFQSLLSFPKGGTEPVPEAAKDCVFADTQTKVYKCTLQDGLKFSNGDPLTSKDVKFSFDRMLKINDSAGPAIMFPMLDTVETPDAKTVVFRLKHADATFPSKIASGAGSIVNHKQYSADGLRKDNKAVGSGPYKLDSFSKDEAVFSVNAGYKGTAKVNNAGVTLKFFHGDQAGLKKAVLNGEIDIAYRGLAADDIADIASDSATGKGINVAEGSSAEVQHLVFNMDDPVAGKVGVRQAIAYLLDREALVDEVYEGTATPLYSIIPAGITGHNTSFFDTYGARPSRSEAEAALRADGITDKVKLTLWSTPSRYGPSTDQEFKAIAKQLNASGLFDATVKSVDFDQYEKDIAEGKYGVYVKGWVPDYPDPDNFTAPFFGKGNVLSNNFTNSTITGQLIPKTASESNRSSTEGDYSELQDLVADELPVIPIWQAKQYAVVRDNVYGLEYCLDASTVFRFWEISKG
- a CDS encoding ABC transporter substrate-binding protein — protein: MKRKTLVLPAVVGLLAPVLAACGGSGTGSDSGDAIVVGTTDAFTESKDAPAPLDPAYAYDVSTWNILRQTVQTLMVQPRGDGVPEPEAAEQCGFSDAGNERYACTLRKDLKFANGDPVTAKDVKFSIDRALSLKSDSGVFALLSTIDTVETQGDREVIFHLKTADATFPFKLSTPVAGIVNPKDYERGKLREGFQVDGSGPYTFEADVEDGKATKLLFTKNPNYQGQLKVKNSKVELRTFESANAMGAALEEGDIDLMTRSMTPDQIDKLGTATDSDIDLVEMPGLEIRYLAFKTDARTVKTRAVRQAMAQIVNRGELIAQVYGSQAEPLYSMVPATITGHSNSFFNAYGDPSVAKAKTLLAEADITTPVKLTLHYTSDHYGAATQEEFEVLKKQLNESGLFDVSITGTTWDKFVPAERAGEYDVWGMGWFPDFPDADSFLAPFLDKDNFLKSPYANSQIINNLIPESRREADRLTASKSLTDIQDIVADDVPLLPLWQGKQYIATRDDITGAEWALNSSSTLQLWELGRGVSG
- a CDS encoding HAD family hydrolase; the encoded protein is MTTTVPALGTRTAEGSALEAVLLDMDGTLVDTEGFWWDVEVEVFKALGHTLDESWRHVVVGGPMTRSAGFLIEATGANIPLAELTVLLNEGFEDRIDHSLPMMPGAARLLAELAAHDIPTALVSASHRRIIDRVLASIGPHYFALTIAGDEVSRTKPYPDPYLLAAAGLGADPARCAVIEDTATGVAAAEAAGCHVVAVPSIAPIAAAERRTVVSSLEEVDLTFLRGLMTEML